Proteins encoded within one genomic window of Theobroma cacao cultivar B97-61/B2 chromosome 7, Criollo_cocoa_genome_V2, whole genome shotgun sequence:
- the LOC108662806 gene encoding uncharacterized protein LOC108662806: MKESQIVCEFIEDVMKLVNQIRLMGDSFTDVKVVEKIMMSLPERFDTRVASLELVKDISELTISDLDNALAADEERKAANRDERVDHVLSAHMKGKAHVDSSFGKNPNYIKEKDKASIPTGSFHNRKERVCKNEADAIDKKPQVAKQVEKAKVAEEVLFMATTNSSSTDENQCLLDSACSNHMTSKVELFSEIDTNYCSSVKIGNGYIFQSTGKGTISIQTALGT, translated from the exons ATGAAGGAAAGTCAAATAGTATGTGAATTTATTGAAGATGTGATGAAGCTAGTGAATCAGATCAGACTTATGGGAGATTCTTTTACAGATGTAAAAGTGGTGGAGAAAATTATGATGAGCTTACCAGAGAGGTTTGACACTAGAGTTGCTTCTCTAGAGTTGGTAAAGGACATCTCAGAACTCACAATTTCAGATTTAGATAATGCCTTGGCAGCTGATGAAGAGAGAAAAGCAGCAAATAGAGATGAAAGAGTTGATCATGTTTTATCTGCTCACATGAAAGGCAAAGCTCATGTAGATTCTTCATTTGGAAAGAATCCAAATtatatcaaagaaaaagataaagctAGTATTCCTACTGGAAGTTTTCATAATAGAAAAG AAAGAGTTTGCAAGAATGAAGCTGATGCAATAGATAAGAAACCTCAGGTTGCAAAACAAGTTGAGAAAGCTAAAGTTGCAGAGGAAGTCTTGTTTATGGCTACCACAAATTCTAGTTCTACAGATGAAAATCAATGCCTTCTTGATAGTGCTTGCTCAAATCACATGACTTCAAAGGTTGAGTTATTTTCTGAAATTGACACTAATTATTGTTCTTCAGTAAAAATAGGAAATGGTTATATATTTCAATCTACAGGGAAAGGcacaatttcaattcaaactGCTCTAGGCACATAG